The Ornithinimicrobium faecis region ACGTCGCCCTGCTCAAGTTGCTCTGCCACGGCGGTGCGCAAGTCGCTGTCCGGGCCGCTGATGGTCACGCTTCCCGAGTTGCCCGAGCCGCCGAACTGCGAGCCCAGGACGAAGACCAGGATCAGCGGGAAGATGAAGGTGAAGAAGATGTTGCCCTTGTCCTTGACGAAGCGTCGGAGCTCGACGCCTGCAATGGCGAGTGCGGACCTCATGCCATCGCCCCCCGGTCCGGCAGGATCCGGGCAATGACGAGTGCCACCGCCGCAAACCCGAGCATGATCAGGACAGGCGTGCCGATGTCAGCCAGGCCGCCGCCCCCACTGGTGATCCCCAGCCCGCGGATCATCGCGCCCACCGGGTTGAGGTCGAGGATCGTGCCGAGCAGCCCGGTCCCGCTCATCGGGAAGAAGGCGCCACCGGCGATGCCGAGCACCATGGCCAGGATGGTCTGGATGACGGTGGCCTGCTCGGTGGTCTTCGCCAGCTTGATCACGATGAAGGTCAGCGATGTGGTCGCGATCACGGCACTGATGATGAGCACTGCGATCGGCAGCGGTGAGCCGAAGTCGACACCGAAGAGCATGCTGCCCGCTGCGAGCAGGATGGAGGTGGCGACGACGCCGAGGCAGAAGCTGCTGAGCACCTTTGACAACGTCACCAGCATCGGGTTCATCGGCATCGAGCGCAGCCGCGCCAGCGTGCCGAACTCACGCTCAGCGAGCAGGCCGAGCACACCGAAGCTGACGGTGAACATCAGGAACAGCCCGGCCTGACCGGCAACCAGTGCACCCTTGGGGTCCAGTTGCTGGTCGGAGGCCTGCCCCTGAGCCAGCGTGATCGCCGACTCACCGGTGGCCACCTGCTGTGCCAGTCCGCCGAGGTCTGCTGCGGGCAGCCCCAGGGCAGCACCGGCGGTCGTGGTCACCGCGCTGGCACCCGCACGGTCCAGGAAGCCCTGCACCACCGAGAGCACGACGCCGGTCTCGATGCCGGAGCCATCACCCTCGATGGCCTCGACCTCGACCGGCTCACCGGCCATCAGCGCGGTGGAGAACCCCTCGGGGATCACCAGGCCAAGTTTGGCGTCACCGGACTCGGCGCGCGCCTGCACGTCGGCGGCGGAGGTCTCGGTCACCTCGACGTCGAGGCCGATCTCGGGCAGGGTCTGCACGAGGGCCGCGGCGAGCTGGTCGCCCTCCGGGGCGGAGACGGCGACGGTCGCGGTGTCCAGGTCCATGTCCATGGCGTCGCCCATGACCAGGTTCATGGCCCCCATCAGTGCCAGCGGCACGACGACGGCAAAGATGATGACCGACTTGTCTCGCAAGCGTTGGACCAGGTCGGTCTTGAGCAGTGTGAAGAGTTGTCTCATGGTCAGTCCCGCAGCGCTTTGCCGGTGAGGTGCAGGAAGACCGACTCGAGGTTGGGTCGGCTGATCTGCACATCGCTCAACTGCATGCCCGAGGAGGTGGCGGTGGTGACGATCTGGGCGACCGCAGTGGGTGCGTCGTGCACCGTGAGCTGGAGGTGCCCGCGCTCGGGGTTGGCCTGAGCGACCGAGTCGAGTCTGAGCAGCGCCTCCGCGGCGGTCGTGGTGTCTCCGGAGCCGCTCAGCTCGATGTTGTCGACGCCGCCGGT contains the following coding sequences:
- a CDS encoding ABC transporter permease, producing the protein MRQLFTLLKTDLVQRLRDKSVIIFAVVVPLALMGAMNLVMGDAMDMDLDTATVAVSAPEGDQLAAALVQTLPEIGLDVEVTETSAADVQARAESGDAKLGLVIPEGFSTALMAGEPVEVEAIEGDGSGIETGVVLSVVQGFLDRAGASAVTTTAGAALGLPAADLGGLAQQVATGESAITLAQGQASDQQLDPKGALVAGQAGLFLMFTVSFGVLGLLAEREFGTLARLRSMPMNPMLVTLSKVLSSFCLGVVATSILLAAGSMLFGVDFGSPLPIAVLIISAVIATTSLTFIVIKLAKTTEQATVIQTILAMVLGIAGGAFFPMSGTGLLGTILDLNPVGAMIRGLGITSGGGGLADIGTPVLIMLGFAAVALVIARILPDRGAMA